Proteins found in one Paraburkholderia caballeronis genomic segment:
- a CDS encoding ABC transporter permease codes for MNGGLQNLGLGDIAIAALLVFVNGAVSVLLKLDLERKLAWAAVRTVVQLLAIGYVLGWVFAYDRWYVVLPLMVLMTLIAGFAGSQRGQRTYGGQRVDSIVSIWVSAWLVAAVGLFLVIRIRPWYEPQYAIPILGMILGNTLTGVSLGIERMTTELTARRDRVETALALGATRWEAAQAPAREAVRAGMIPTLNQMAVVGVVSLPGMMTGQVLAGQSPLQAVRYQIVIMFLIAASSALGTVGAVLLAYRRLFSAEHRFLAARLVERTKRRAAG; via the coding sequence ATGAACGGCGGACTGCAAAACCTCGGCCTCGGCGACATCGCGATCGCCGCGCTGCTCGTGTTCGTGAACGGCGCGGTGTCGGTGCTGCTGAAGCTCGATCTCGAACGCAAGCTCGCGTGGGCGGCGGTGCGCACAGTCGTGCAGTTGCTCGCGATCGGCTACGTGCTCGGCTGGGTGTTCGCTTACGACCGCTGGTACGTGGTGCTGCCGCTGATGGTGCTGATGACGCTGATCGCCGGTTTCGCGGGCTCGCAGCGCGGGCAGCGCACGTATGGCGGGCAGCGCGTCGACAGCATCGTGTCGATCTGGGTCAGCGCATGGCTCGTCGCGGCGGTCGGGTTGTTCCTCGTGATCCGCATCCGGCCGTGGTACGAGCCGCAATATGCGATTCCGATCCTCGGGATGATCCTCGGCAACACGCTGACCGGCGTGTCGCTCGGCATCGAGCGGATGACGACCGAACTGACCGCGCGCCGCGACCGCGTCGAGACCGCGCTCGCGCTTGGCGCGACGCGCTGGGAAGCCGCGCAGGCGCCGGCGCGCGAGGCGGTGCGCGCGGGGATGATCCCGACGCTGAACCAGATGGCGGTGGTCGGCGTCGTGAGCCTGCCCGGGATGATGACGGGCCAGGTGCTCGCCGGGCAGTCGCCGTTGCAGGCCGTCCGCTACCAGATCGTAATCATGTTCCTGATCGCCGCGTCGTCGGCGCTCGGCACGGTCGGCGCGGTGCTGCTCGCGTACCGGCGGCTCTTTTCGGCGGAGCATCGTTTTCTCGCGGCGCGGCTCGTGGAGCGCACGAAGCGGCGCGCGGCGGGGTGA
- a CDS encoding DUF6013 family protein, which translates to MLFCAPRRATALRGVLLAAVSVLTLYAHAAPPIKITSKAATDGPIRYTVKVASKQFGNAQETRTLRSGETDDFTWRTTPPGGPVPTPDGCPDYASLPLDANGAMVRQTQLRLAPIVASNGTANVQLSFRAQAPRGTTTVTSGGKPLKCPDVAAHSEVLRFAMPTTGTVKTLTLADGTQITISAQR; encoded by the coding sequence ATGCTGTTCTGCGCTCCTCGCCGCGCGACGGCGCTTCGCGGCGTGCTGCTCGCCGCCGTGTCCGTGCTGACGCTCTACGCGCACGCGGCGCCGCCGATCAAGATCACGTCGAAAGCCGCCACCGACGGGCCGATCCGCTACACCGTGAAAGTCGCGTCGAAGCAGTTCGGCAACGCGCAGGAAACGCGCACGCTGCGCTCCGGCGAGACCGACGACTTCACGTGGCGCACGACGCCGCCGGGCGGCCCGGTGCCGACGCCGGACGGCTGTCCCGATTACGCGTCGCTGCCGCTCGACGCGAACGGCGCGATGGTCCGTCAGACGCAGTTGCGCCTTGCGCCGATCGTCGCGTCGAACGGCACCGCGAACGTGCAGTTGAGCTTCCGCGCGCAGGCGCCACGCGGCACGACGACGGTGACGAGCGGCGGCAAGCCGCTGAAATGCCCGGACGTGGCCGCGCATAGCGAGGTCTTGCGGTTCGCGATGCCGACCACCGGCACGGTGAAGACGCTGACGCTCGCGGACGGCACGCAGATCACGATTTCCGCGCAGCGTTGA
- the ligD gene encoding non-homologous end-joining DNA ligase, with protein sequence MHDRSNGTRATTAAARSSRGTHPNAGASSAAPTAARPSRGGRAATAEVAGIRITSARRVIDAASGIRKLDLVRYYERIAPWLLPQLRDRPVSLVRAPQGVGGETFFQRHIGRVPFPGVTQHEGLDPGHPPLLTIDTLEALIVVAQMDAIELHTWNAHATDIERPDRVVFDLDPDPELGWDRMIEAALLTRATLADLGLESFCKTSGGKGLHVVVPLTPEVGWDDAKAFSRALAHHLAASRPTQFSATAGAEHRRKKVFIDYLRNARGASTAVAYGVRARPGMGVSVPLTWGEVPQTTGGAQWTLANIDARLADCGDADPWAGYGRVRQRLSAALTARLESDAGDAAP encoded by the coding sequence ATGCACGATCGATCCAATGGAACCCGGGCGACGACCGCCGCCGCCCGATCTTCGCGCGGCACGCACCCGAACGCCGGCGCATCATCCGCGGCACCCACGGCTGCGCGCCCGTCGCGCGGCGGCCGGGCCGCCACGGCCGAAGTCGCGGGCATCCGCATCACCAGCGCGCGCCGCGTGATCGACGCGGCAAGCGGCATCCGCAAGCTCGACCTCGTCCGCTACTACGAACGCATCGCGCCGTGGCTGCTGCCGCAGTTGCGCGACCGGCCGGTGTCGCTCGTGCGCGCGCCGCAGGGCGTCGGCGGCGAGACCTTCTTTCAGCGCCATATCGGCCGCGTGCCGTTTCCGGGCGTCACGCAGCACGAGGGGCTCGATCCGGGCCATCCGCCGCTGCTGACGATCGACACGCTCGAAGCGCTGATCGTCGTCGCGCAGATGGACGCGATCGAACTGCATACGTGGAACGCGCACGCGACCGACATCGAGCGGCCCGACCGCGTCGTATTCGATCTCGACCCGGACCCGGAACTCGGCTGGGACCGGATGATCGAGGCGGCGCTGCTGACGCGCGCGACGCTCGCGGACCTCGGCCTCGAATCGTTCTGCAAGACGAGCGGCGGCAAGGGGCTGCACGTCGTCGTGCCGCTGACGCCGGAGGTCGGCTGGGACGACGCGAAGGCGTTCTCGCGCGCGCTCGCGCATCATCTCGCGGCGAGCCGGCCGACGCAGTTCAGCGCGACGGCGGGCGCGGAGCACCGGCGCAAGAAGGTGTTCATCGACTATCTGCGCAACGCGCGCGGCGCGAGCACGGCGGTCGCGTATGGCGTGCGCGCGCGGCCGGGGATGGGCGTGTCGGTGCCGCTGACGTGGGGCGAGGTTCCGCAGACGACCGGCGGCGCGCAATGGACGCTCGCGAACATCGATGCGCGCTTGGCGGACTGCGGCGACGCCGATCCGTGGGCCGGCTACGGCCGGGTGCGGCAGCGGTTGAGCGCGGCGTTGACGGCCCGGCTCGAAAGCGATGCGGGCGATGCCGCGCCGTAG
- a CDS encoding sensor histidine kinase yields the protein MKLFAKGLLLIAVPGAIELALLGAVFGTQQDAAQAARRADASKQVLWQASSLVDPLMREAARVRTGIALGDPSFIDRHAVWIEFSDRLTQLSRAVADNPVQRARVERMREAANSWRLRVADIADALRAGHHPDDLLTAGDALPPQIAIVRSELAQFVADERQLGDARSASSRRTRERQQTTLIVAVVGSMLVWAAAATVFSRNIGTRLAALGANARRFGDRQPLAPPLPGDDEIAALDAVLHQTSERLQRAAREQAVLKAQLEARAADLASANEHLRQQTQDNEMFIYSVSHDLRSPLVNLQGFSRELQVSCDELRANVDAAGLPAGERARMAQVLDGDVSESLQFLRQAVLRAAAIIDALLRVSRAGRVEYRWERVDVNALVARIVDGVRDTAAARDVRIVVHELPPAWADANALEQAFASLIDNALHFLDPARPGRIEIGALDGPVPTSAGRGDSAAETAVNPSRTHVYYVRDNGVGIPAAYLPKLFHAFQRLHGDDARGQGIGLALVRRIVERHGGRVWLESRVGGQAGAPREPADAGAGSTFFMALPEPSSLAA from the coding sequence ATGAAACTGTTCGCGAAGGGGCTGTTGCTGATCGCCGTGCCGGGCGCGATCGAACTGGCGTTGCTCGGCGCCGTCTTCGGCACGCAGCAGGACGCCGCGCAGGCCGCGCGCCGCGCGGACGCGAGCAAGCAGGTGCTGTGGCAGGCGTCGAGTCTCGTCGATCCATTGATGCGCGAAGCGGCACGCGTGCGCACCGGCATTGCGCTCGGCGATCCGTCGTTCATCGACCGGCATGCGGTGTGGATCGAGTTTTCCGACCGGCTCACGCAACTGTCGCGCGCCGTCGCGGACAATCCCGTGCAGCGCGCGCGCGTCGAGCGGATGCGCGAGGCCGCGAACAGCTGGCGGCTGCGCGTGGCGGACATTGCCGATGCGCTGCGCGCGGGCCATCATCCCGACGACCTGCTCACCGCTGGCGACGCGCTGCCGCCGCAGATCGCGATCGTGCGCAGCGAGCTGGCGCAGTTCGTCGCCGACGAGCGGCAGCTCGGCGATGCGCGCAGCGCGTCGTCGCGGCGCACGCGCGAACGGCAGCAGACCACGCTGATCGTTGCCGTGGTAGGGTCGATGCTGGTCTGGGCCGCGGCGGCCACCGTGTTCTCGCGCAACATCGGCACGCGGCTCGCCGCGCTCGGCGCCAACGCGCGGCGCTTCGGCGACCGCCAGCCGCTTGCGCCGCCATTGCCCGGCGACGACGAGATCGCCGCGCTCGACGCGGTGCTGCATCAGACGAGCGAACGCCTCCAACGCGCGGCGCGCGAGCAGGCCGTGCTGAAGGCGCAACTGGAAGCGCGCGCGGCGGATCTCGCGAGCGCGAACGAGCATCTCCGGCAGCAAACGCAGGATAACGAGATGTTCATCTACAGCGTGTCGCACGACCTGCGCTCGCCGCTCGTGAACCTGCAAGGTTTTTCGAGGGAACTACAGGTATCCTGCGATGAACTGCGCGCGAACGTCGACGCGGCGGGCCTGCCCGCCGGCGAACGGGCACGCATGGCGCAGGTGCTCGACGGCGACGTCAGCGAGTCGTTGCAGTTTTTGCGGCAGGCGGTCCTGCGCGCGGCCGCGATCATCGATGCGCTGCTGCGCGTGTCGCGCGCCGGGCGGGTCGAATATCGGTGGGAGCGGGTGGACGTGAACGCGCTCGTCGCGAGGATCGTCGACGGCGTGCGCGACACGGCGGCCGCGCGCGACGTGCGGATCGTCGTGCACGAGTTGCCGCCCGCGTGGGCCGATGCGAACGCGCTCGAACAGGCGTTCGCGAGCCTGATCGACAACGCGCTGCATTTTCTCGATCCCGCGCGGCCGGGGCGCATCGAGATCGGCGCGCTCGACGGGCCGGTCCCGACGTCCGCCGGGCGCGGCGATTCGGCCGCCGAAACCGCCGTCAATCCGTCGCGGACGCATGTTTATTATGTACGCGACAATGGCGTCGGGATTCCGGCTGCGTATCTGCCCAAGCTGTTTCACGCGTTCCAGCGGCTGCACGGCGACGACGCGCGCGGGCAGGGCATCGGCCTCGCGCTCGTGCGCCGGATCGTCGAGCGGCACGGCGGCCGGGTGTGGCTCGAATCGCGCGTCGGAGGACAGGCCGGCGCGCCGCGCGAGCCGGCCGACGCCG
- a CDS encoding ABC transporter ATP-binding protein — protein sequence MTDQPSAPPLVAAQRIARRDAARQQTLLQPTDFALAASERVALTGPSGSGKSVLLRALALLDPLDGGRIEWRGRPVTRARIPTFRRHVAYLRQRPALLDGTVEDNLRYPYSLAVYRDVSFDAGRARALLAGAGRGEAFLARDASELSGGEAQIVALVRVLQLDPDVLLLDEPTASLDPESARAIEALVAAWFERDRAAHATVWVSHDPAQALRVGTRQWTMHAGVLANASPSGPPAATAPREAAR from the coding sequence ATGACCGATCAGCCTTCCGCCCCGCCGCTCGTCGCCGCGCAGCGCATCGCGCGCCGCGACGCGGCCCGTCAGCAGACGCTGCTGCAACCGACCGACTTCGCCCTCGCCGCCAGCGAGCGCGTCGCGCTGACCGGGCCGTCCGGCTCCGGCAAGAGCGTGCTGCTGCGCGCGCTCGCGCTGCTCGATCCGCTTGACGGCGGGCGCATCGAATGGCGCGGCAGGCCGGTCACGCGCGCGCGGATTCCCACCTTCCGCCGCCACGTCGCGTATCTGCGGCAGCGGCCCGCGCTGCTCGACGGCACCGTCGAGGACAACCTGCGTTATCCGTATTCGCTCGCGGTCTATCGCGACGTGTCGTTCGACGCCGGACGCGCCCGCGCGCTGCTCGCGGGCGCGGGCCGCGGCGAGGCATTTCTCGCGCGCGACGCGTCCGAACTGTCCGGCGGCGAAGCGCAGATCGTCGCGCTCGTGCGCGTGCTGCAACTCGACCCGGACGTGCTGCTGCTCGACGAGCCGACCGCGTCGCTCGACCCGGAGTCCGCGCGCGCGATCGAGGCGCTGGTCGCCGCGTGGTTCGAGCGCGACCGCGCCGCCCACGCGACCGTCTGGGTGTCGCACGACCCGGCGCAGGCGCTGCGCGTCGGCACGCGGCAGTGGACGATGCACGCGGGCGTGCTCGCTAACGCGTCGCCGTCCGGTCCGCCTGCGGCGACCGCGCCGAGGGAGGCCGCGCGATGA
- a CDS encoding AsmA family protein — protein sequence MKSTQPKARGFGRTLGKIFAWLVLIVVVLVVGLVVLLLTFDWNRAKPWVNEKVSEAIGRPFAIEGDLKVGWRHPVGETGWRGWVPWPRFSATRITVANPDWTKAPHFATLDEIDFQVKVLPLIAHDIVIPSINLVNPSVDAERLADGRNNWTFKLPASSGPSTWKLDLHDIEFEKGNVAVNDQQTKTDVQVAIDTLGHPIPIGEAMKQQESASRSGSAQVIGRAGANRLAQQAQKEQASEAAAAAASDASAPGASGAAGEASGPAGASALTPASGAAAASPAAASAAASGAQPPARAEPYYAIGWTIKGTYNNTPVSGTGKVGGVLALQDANRPFPIQADVRVADMHIALVGTLTDPAHLAAVDLRLWLQGRSMAHLYSLTGVTLPETPPYATEGRLIGQFRRNASVFRYENFTGRVGGSDLNGTLVYTQRDPRPLLSGELVSNLLQFSDLAPIIGADSNASKVSRGDAAKQPAGRVLPVEQFRTERWKAIDADVKFTGRRIVKQGSLPISDLYTHVVMTDGVLSLDPLRFGVAGGTLATRLNLDGSVVPLKGRGTAEARHLKLKQLFPNFKTMQSALGEVNGDASLSATGNSPAALAATSNGELKMLVTQGTVSRLLMEAAGLNVANVVYEKMFGNRDVNINCAAAHFVATDGVLDSRVFALDTEDAVINIDGHVNLRDESLDLSIHPHTKGFRVFSLRSPLYVKGTLKDPHVGVNATALALRGGAAVGLGLINPLAALLPLIAPSNNQPLPCDTLLAQMRRQPSAPPPGQKMRAPADSTPKPAPTKPRDSAPANDGTRNAPALANPSNLYKGS from the coding sequence ATGAAGTCCACGCAACCGAAGGCTCGCGGGTTCGGCCGCACACTCGGCAAGATCTTCGCATGGCTCGTGCTGATTGTCGTCGTTCTCGTCGTCGGTCTGGTCGTGCTGCTGCTGACGTTCGACTGGAATCGCGCGAAACCGTGGGTCAACGAGAAGGTCAGCGAAGCGATCGGCCGGCCGTTCGCGATCGAGGGCGATCTGAAGGTCGGCTGGCGGCATCCGGTCGGTGAAACCGGCTGGCGCGGCTGGGTGCCGTGGCCGCGCTTTTCGGCGACGCGCATCACGGTCGCGAACCCCGACTGGACGAAAGCGCCGCATTTCGCGACGCTCGACGAGATCGACTTCCAGGTGAAGGTCCTGCCGTTGATCGCGCACGACATCGTGATCCCGTCGATCAATCTGGTGAATCCGTCGGTCGACGCCGAACGGCTCGCGGACGGCCGCAACAACTGGACCTTCAAGCTGCCGGCGTCGTCGGGGCCGTCCACGTGGAAGCTGGATCTGCACGACATCGAGTTCGAAAAAGGCAACGTCGCGGTCAACGACCAGCAGACGAAAACCGACGTGCAGGTGGCGATCGACACGCTCGGCCATCCGATCCCGATCGGCGAGGCGATGAAGCAGCAGGAGAGCGCGTCGCGCAGCGGCTCCGCGCAGGTGATCGGGCGGGCCGGCGCGAACCGGCTCGCGCAGCAGGCGCAAAAGGAGCAGGCATCCGAAGCGGCAGCGGCCGCCGCAAGCGATGCGAGTGCGCCGGGGGCGTCCGGGGCGGCCGGGGAAGCGAGCGGACCGGCTGGCGCTTCGGCGCTGACGCCGGCGTCGGGAGCAGCGGCTGCCTCGCCCGCGGCAGCCAGCGCGGCTGCCAGCGGTGCGCAGCCGCCCGCGCGCGCGGAGCCGTATTACGCGATCGGCTGGACGATCAAAGGCACGTACAACAACACGCCGGTGTCCGGCACCGGCAAGGTGGGCGGCGTGCTCGCATTGCAGGACGCGAACCGGCCGTTCCCGATCCAGGCGGACGTGCGCGTCGCGGACATGCACATCGCGCTCGTCGGCACGCTGACCGATCCCGCGCACCTCGCGGCGGTCGACCTGCGGCTGTGGCTCCAGGGCCGCAGCATGGCGCATCTGTACAGCCTCACCGGCGTCACGCTGCCGGAGACGCCGCCGTATGCAACCGAAGGCCGGCTGATCGGCCAGTTCCGCCGCAACGCGAGCGTGTTCCGCTACGAGAACTTCACCGGCCGCGTCGGCGGCAGCGACCTGAACGGCACGCTCGTTTATACGCAGCGCGATCCGCGTCCGCTGCTGAGCGGCGAACTGGTGTCGAACCTGCTGCAGTTCTCGGACCTCGCGCCGATCATCGGCGCGGACAGCAACGCGAGCAAGGTCTCGCGCGGCGACGCCGCGAAGCAGCCGGCGGGCCGCGTGCTGCCGGTCGAGCAGTTCCGCACCGAACGCTGGAAGGCGATCGACGCGGACGTGAAGTTCACCGGCCGCCGGATCGTCAAGCAGGGCAGCCTGCCGATCTCCGACCTGTACACGCACGTGGTGATGACGGACGGCGTGCTGTCGCTCGATCCGCTGCGCTTCGGCGTCGCCGGCGGCACGCTCGCGACGCGGCTGAACCTCGACGGCAGCGTGGTGCCGCTGAAAGGGCGCGGCACGGCGGAGGCCCGGCATCTTAAGCTCAAGCAACTGTTCCCGAACTTCAAGACGATGCAGTCCGCGCTCGGCGAGGTCAACGGCGACGCGTCGCTGTCCGCGACCGGCAATTCGCCGGCCGCGCTCGCGGCGACGTCGAACGGAGAACTGAAGATGCTGGTCACGCAGGGGACCGTCAGCCGGCTGTTGATGGAGGCCGCGGGCCTGAACGTCGCGAACGTCGTGTACGAAAAGATGTTCGGCAATCGCGACGTGAACATCAATTGCGCGGCCGCGCACTTCGTCGCCACCGACGGCGTGCTCGATTCACGCGTGTTCGCGCTCGACACGGAGGACGCGGTGATCAACATCGACGGCCACGTGAACCTGCGCGACGAGTCGCTGGACCTGAGCATCCATCCGCATACGAAGGGTTTCCGCGTGTTCTCGCTGCGCTCGCCGCTGTACGTGAAGGGCACGCTGAAGGACCCGCACGTCGGCGTGAACGCGACCGCGCTCGCACTGCGCGGCGGCGCGGCGGTCGGGCTCGGGCTGATCAATCCGCTCGCGGCGCTGCTGCCGCTGATCGCGCCGAGCAACAACCAGCCGCTGCCGTGCGATACGCTGCTCGCGCAGATGCGCAGGCAGCCGAGCGCGCCGCCGCCGGGCCAGAAGATGCGCGCGCCGGCCGACAGCACGCCGAAACCCGCGCCGACAAAGCCGCGCGACAGCGCGCCTGCGAACGACGGCACGCGCAACGCGCCGGCGCTGGCGAATCCGTCGAATCTCTACAAGGGAAGCTGA
- a CDS encoding zinc-binding alcohol dehydrogenase family protein, protein MKAVGLHRYLPIDDPEALLDVEIPQPVAAGRDLLVKVEAVSVNPVDYKVRSPKPAVETAPRVLGWDAAGTVAAVGPDVTLFKVGDPVFYAGSITRPGSNSEYQLVDERIVGRKPQSLDFAHAAALPLTAITAWEALFDRLRVSPQGADAGKTALIFGGAGGVGSIGIQLAKQLAKLTVIATASRPESAEWAKSLGADHIVNHYGDVPAQLKALGFDNVDYVLIFNDTDANFPAAADAIKPQGGIVTIVENAKPVAVELLKSKSAALHWEFMFTRAMFGTPDMIEQHRLLNEVARLVDAGTLRTTVGQTLGSIDAANLRRAHKLLEEGRAIGKLVLSGF, encoded by the coding sequence ATGAAAGCCGTTGGCCTCCACCGTTATCTGCCGATCGACGATCCCGAAGCGCTGCTCGACGTCGAGATCCCGCAACCCGTCGCCGCCGGCCGCGACCTGCTCGTGAAGGTCGAGGCGGTGTCGGTGAATCCGGTCGACTACAAGGTCCGTTCGCCGAAGCCGGCTGTCGAAACCGCGCCGCGCGTGCTCGGCTGGGACGCGGCGGGGACCGTCGCCGCGGTCGGCCCGGACGTCACGCTGTTCAAGGTCGGCGACCCGGTGTTCTATGCGGGCAGCATCACACGGCCCGGCTCGAACAGCGAATACCAACTGGTCGACGAGCGCATCGTCGGCCGCAAGCCGCAGTCGCTCGATTTCGCGCACGCGGCCGCGCTGCCGTTGACCGCGATCACCGCGTGGGAGGCGCTGTTCGACCGGCTGCGCGTGTCGCCGCAGGGCGCGGACGCGGGCAAGACCGCGCTGATCTTCGGCGGCGCGGGCGGTGTCGGCTCGATCGGCATCCAGCTCGCGAAACAACTCGCGAAGCTGACCGTGATCGCGACCGCGTCGCGGCCGGAATCGGCCGAATGGGCGAAGTCGCTCGGCGCGGACCACATCGTGAACCACTACGGCGACGTGCCCGCGCAACTGAAGGCGCTCGGGTTCGACAACGTCGATTACGTGCTGATCTTCAATGACACCGACGCGAACTTCCCGGCCGCCGCCGACGCGATCAAGCCGCAGGGCGGCATCGTGACGATCGTCGAGAACGCGAAGCCGGTTGCGGTCGAACTGCTGAAGTCGAAAAGCGCGGCGCTGCATTGGGAATTCATGTTCACGCGCGCGATGTTCGGCACGCCGGACATGATCGAGCAGCACCGGCTGCTGAACGAGGTCGCGCGCCTCGTCGACGCCGGCACGCTGCGCACGACGGTCGGCCAGACGCTCGGCTCGATCGACGCGGCGAACCTGCGGCGCGCGCACAAGCTGCTCGAAGAAGGGCGCGCGATCGGCAAGCTCGTGTTGAGCGGCTTCTGA